One region of Clostridiales bacterium genomic DNA includes:
- a CDS encoding leucine-rich repeat protein translates to MKKRVLSLLLCFVLAAGLLSVCAPPAQAGTIAGAFEDFIKQPDQIKKLFGNEVAHGDCGPAGNEASVHYKIYEVTNPTVVQDNPFLQQVWQIHDYREDAQYYGVYIFGDGPMADYAVKGQKAPWMGNVEVTEYNDKGQKLGATVVENLGEEYLALAYIAGATTEEWDGKKQSFTGVTNVGDRAFKDCQYLTCMFLDDGIATIGDHAFYADEYLSAINMPRKLELIDQYAFYGCDTLTFVRAGACSRLKRIEDHAFYSCTMLAELRLPNCLTYIGPWAFAWDRILGQEDTTLGLPSSLQVIDTGAFAFVNHHKKLNIPSQVTSIGDYAFMCDYYMEELTFSPGDKKLTIGKAAFAGDNHMKSVDLSNRVAQIDRCAFAGCELLEEAYFGDKIDTIQARAFTSVDAALQRAIELVLKSVIAPDDPDGNEEIAGDISSGLTQIAKVTQLKRAVFKNNPAKSIYGAADSNRSFPDDCVVYYTQGSYTWAAELKNDGTWQGYKTGLWHGDHIAQFADTVVAPTCTKQGYTHHACTVKGCTYAPVDDTYVAATDHTWVTQTYPASCTEQGTVFYKCSACGATRTEKIAALGHDLSRCDLLPDATCTKPGRVVGTCARCGVKIDEVIPAKGHDYSYADVHTDPTCTEPGHYKGTCPRCGKDYNDTIPALGHDWGEWVVTQEPTYTTTGYRYHICARCNTRVGEDIPKLRDHTWDSGIVTTKPDCIHAGVRTYTCTDCGATKTETIPATGEHTFVAKEIPATCTTGGYILCTCSVCGTTQRYDASEPLGHKWNSGTVTTKPTEDMAGVRTYTCTVCGDTKTETIPATGVHVHTWQLTKRAPATCTEDGYDLYTCAKCGAVEHRNEVAAFGHKMNAGEVVIKPTATTSGVRVYTCSVCGETKAETIPATGLPSVCPGGPTCPGYAFRDMPAPGTWAHAGLDYCIYSGYINGLSATTVDPSGTCTRAQLVCILYRIQGEPKVVEGYELAKLRAPFDDVPRGQWYTNAILWAKLTGIVNGTSATTFDPSGQITREQLAAILYRYTAKYAPDATGNAASLAAYPDAGSVSAYARDAMAWAVGNGLIKGLPHDKTDYLEPGGSTTRAQVATILMRYKQATA, encoded by the coding sequence ATGAAAAAACGAGTGTTGTCGCTGCTGCTGTGCTTTGTGCTCGCGGCCGGACTGCTGAGCGTGTGCGCCCCGCCGGCGCAGGCGGGCACGATCGCGGGTGCGTTCGAGGACTTCATCAAGCAGCCGGATCAGATCAAAAAGCTCTTCGGCAACGAAGTCGCCCACGGCGACTGCGGCCCCGCCGGGAACGAGGCCAGCGTACATTATAAAATTTACGAGGTCACGAACCCCACGGTCGTGCAGGACAACCCCTTCCTGCAGCAGGTCTGGCAGATCCACGACTATCGCGAGGACGCGCAGTATTACGGCGTGTACATCTTCGGCGACGGCCCGATGGCGGACTACGCGGTCAAGGGTCAGAAAGCCCCGTGGATGGGCAACGTGGAGGTCACGGAGTATAACGACAAGGGGCAGAAGCTCGGCGCGACCGTCGTGGAAAACCTCGGCGAGGAGTATCTGGCTCTGGCCTATATCGCCGGTGCGACCACCGAGGAGTGGGATGGAAAAAAACAGTCGTTCACCGGCGTCACGAACGTCGGCGACCGCGCCTTCAAGGACTGCCAGTACCTGACGTGCATGTTCCTCGACGACGGCATCGCCACCATCGGCGACCATGCGTTTTATGCGGACGAGTACCTCTCGGCCATCAACATGCCGCGCAAGCTCGAGCTCATCGATCAGTACGCCTTCTACGGCTGCGACACGCTCACCTTCGTGCGCGCGGGCGCCTGCAGCCGCCTCAAGCGCATCGAGGATCATGCGTTTTACAGCTGCACCATGCTTGCCGAGCTGCGCCTGCCGAACTGCCTGACGTATATCGGCCCGTGGGCCTTCGCGTGGGACCGCATCCTTGGTCAGGAGGACACGACGCTCGGCCTGCCGTCGAGCCTGCAGGTCATCGACACGGGCGCGTTCGCGTTCGTCAACCACCACAAGAAGCTCAACATCCCCTCGCAGGTCACGAGCATCGGTGACTACGCCTTCATGTGCGACTATTATATGGAGGAGCTCACCTTCAGTCCCGGAGACAAGAAGCTCACGATCGGCAAGGCCGCGTTTGCCGGCGATAACCACATGAAGTCCGTCGATCTCTCCAACCGCGTCGCGCAGATCGACCGCTGCGCCTTTGCCGGCTGCGAGCTGCTCGAGGAGGCTTACTTCGGCGACAAGATCGACACGATTCAGGCCCGCGCCTTCACCAGTGTGGACGCCGCGCTGCAGCGCGCCATCGAGTTGGTACTCAAGAGTGTCATCGCCCCGGACGATCCGGATGGGAACGAAGAGATTGCGGGCGACATCAGCTCCGGCCTGACCCAGATCGCAAAGGTCACGCAGCTCAAGCGCGCCGTCTTCAAAAACAACCCCGCCAAGAGCATCTACGGCGCGGCGGACTCCAACCGTTCCTTCCCGGATGACTGCGTGGTCTATTACACGCAGGGCAGCTACACCTGGGCCGCCGAGCTCAAGAACGACGGCACGTGGCAGGGCTACAAGACCGGTCTCTGGCACGGCGACCACATCGCCCAGTTCGCCGACACGGTCGTCGCCCCCACCTGCACCAAGCAGGGCTACACGCACCACGCCTGCACGGTGAAGGGCTGCACCTATGCCCCTGTGGACGACACCTATGTCGCCGCCACCGACCACACCTGGGTGACGCAGACCTACCCGGCCTCCTGCACCGAGCAGGGTACGGTGTTTTACAAGTGCTCGGCCTGCGGCGCGACCCGCACCGAGAAGATCGCCGCGCTCGGCCATGACCTGAGCCGCTGCGATCTGCTCCCGGACGCCACCTGCACGAAGCCCGGCCGCGTCGTCGGCACGTGCGCGCGCTGCGGCGTGAAGATCGACGAGGTCATCCCCGCCAAGGGCCATGACTACAGCTATGCCGACGTGCACACCGACCCGACCTGCACCGAGCCCGGCCACTACAAGGGCACGTGCCCGCGCTGCGGCAAAGATTATAACGATACCATCCCCGCCCTCGGCCACGACTGGGGCGAGTGGGTCGTCACGCAGGAGCCGACGTATACGACCACCGGATACCGCTATCACATCTGCGCGCGCTGCAACACGCGCGTGGGCGAGGACATCCCGAAGCTGCGGGACCATACCTGGGATTCCGGCATCGTGACCACGAAACCGGACTGCATTCATGCTGGTGTCCGCACCTATACTTGCACGGACTGCGGCGCGACGAAGACGGAGACAATCCCTGCAACGGGTGAGCATACGTTTGTTGCCAAGGAGATTCCGGCCACTTGCACGACGGGCGGTTATATCCTGTGCACATGTAGTGTCTGCGGCACGACACAGCGATATGACGCTTCAGAACCGCTGGGACACAAATGGAACAGCGGGACAGTGACAACGAAGCCGACAGAAGATATGGCAGGTGTCCGCACCTATACCTGTACTGTGTGCGGGGATACCAAAACGGAGACGATTCCGGCGACCGGTGTGCATGTGCATACTTGGCAGCTGACAAAGCGTGCTCCTGCAACTTGCACGGAAGATGGTTATGACCTGTATACATGTGCAAAATGCGGAGCTGTAGAACACCGCAATGAAGTGGCAGCGTTTGGCCATAAGATGAATGCAGGAGAGGTCGTTATTAAGCCGACTGCAACAACATCCGGGGTTCGAGTTTATACTTGTTCCGTCTGTGGAGAGACAAAGGCAGAAACCATTCCTGCTACCGGTTTGCCGTCTGTCTGCCCCGGCGGGCCGACCTGCCCGGGCTACGCCTTCCGCGATATGCCCGCGCCGGGCACCTGGGCGCACGCGGGGCTGGATTACTGCATCTACAGCGGCTATATCAACGGCCTTTCGGCCACGACTGTCGACCCGAGCGGCACGTGCACGCGCGCACAGCTCGTGTGCATCCTCTACCGCATCCAGGGCGAGCCGAAGGTCGTTGAGGGCTATGAGCTGGCCAAGCTCCGCGCCCCGTTTGACGATGTGCCGCGCGGCCAGTGGTATACCAACGCCATCTTGTGGGCGAAGCTCACGGGCATCGTCAACGGCACGAGCGCCACGACGTTTGACCCCAGCGGCCAGATCACGCGCGAGCAGCTCGCCGCCATCCTGTACCGGTACACGGCCAAGTACGCGCCGGACGCCACCGGCAACGCCGCCTCGCTCGCCGCTTACCCCGACGCCGGCAGCGTGTCGGCCTATGCCCGCGACGCGATGGCCTGGGCCGTCGGCAACGGCCTTATCAAGGGCCTTCCGCACGACAAGACGGACTATCTCGAACCCGGCGGCAGCACCACGCGCGCGCAGGTCGCAACCATCCTCATGCGCTATAAGCAGGCCACGGCCTGA